From the genome of Nicotiana sylvestris chromosome 2, ASM39365v2, whole genome shotgun sequence, one region includes:
- the LOC104245341 gene encoding probable purine permease 4 — protein sequence MELSSVQQPPALNQHRQEQEQDDEAAASFSRSLVKMHDKEQETGRNRYYMILLGINYMCLFVGSVSSSLLSKFYFNHKGGSRWVSTWVQSAGFPLLLFPIYLFKICTDRKPFTGFTPKILCLSICIGFFLGINNLLFSWGNSYLPVSTNSLVLSTQLAFTLITSVIIVKQKITFANLNCVILLTVSSVLLALGSSHDKPRGLTKGKYFIGFFSTVGAGLLFALYLPIMEKIYRKVYCYAMVVEMQLVMEMAATALATVGMAAGGGFSEMKTESIKVFDLGAKAYWLTVGFNVVTWQLCFMGTAGMVFLTTSLTGGVCMTALMGINVLGGVLVYGDHFGGLKAVSTLLCLWGFCSYIYGIYIKTKEQENQMDSSNSRKKMSIDHQPHQFMELAEVVTHNS from the coding sequence ATGGAGTTGTCATCAGTTCAACAACCACCAGCTCTTAACCAACACCGACAGGAGCAAGAGCAAGATGATGAGGCTGCAGCAAGTTTTAGCAGATCACTGGTGAAAATGCATGATAAGGAACAAGAAACAGGGCGTAACCGTTACTACATGATTTTGTTGGGAATCAACTACATGTGTCTCTTTGTTGGTTCTGTCTCATCAAGTTTGCTTTCAAAATTCTACTTCAATCACAAAGGTGGCAGCAGATGGGTTTCCACTTGGGTACAATCTGCTGgctttcctcttcttctcttCCCAATTTACCTCTTCAAAATTTGTACCGATAGAAAACCATTCACTGGCTTCACCCCTAAAATCTTGTGCCTCTCCATTTGCATCGGCTTTTTTTTAGGTATCAACAACCTTCTCTTTTCTTGGGGAAATTCTTATCTTCCCGTTTCGACAAATTCTCTTGTTTTGTCTACTCAGCTAGCCTTCACTCTCATCACTTCCGTGATTATCGTCAAGCAAAAAATCACGTTTGCAAATTTGAACTGCGTGATTCTACTTACTGTTAGTTCAGTGCTCTTAGCCTTAGGTTCAAGCCACGACAAGCCACGTGGCTTGACAAAGGGAAAATACTTTATAGGATTTTTCTCAACTGTGGGTGCGGGATTGTTATTCGCTCTTTATCTCCCAATCATGGAGAAGATATACCGAAAAGTTTACTGCTACGCTATGGTTGTAGAAATGCAGCTGGTGATGGAGATGGCGGCGACGGCGTTAGCTACCGTCGGAATGGCGGCAGGCGGCGGTTTCTCGGAGATGAAGACGGAGAGCATAAAAGTGTTCGATTTGGGTGCAAAGGCTTACTGGCTGACGGTGGGGTTTAATGTGGTGACGTGGCAGTTGTGCTTCATGGGTACTGCCGGAATGGTGTTCTTAACGACGTCGTTGACCGGAGGTGTGTGCATGACGGCGTTAATGGGGATAAACGTGTTGGGAGGGGTGTTAGTTTACGGTGATCATTTTGGTGGACTTAAGGCAGTTTCCACTTTACTCTGCCTTTGGGGATTTTGTTCTTATATTTACGGCATTTATATCAAAACGAAAGAGCAAGAAAACCAGATGGACAGTTCAAATTCCAGAAAGAAGATGAGTATTGATCATCAACCTCATCAGTTCATGGAACTTGCAGAAGTTGTAACGCACAACTCCTGA